From the genome of Ictalurus punctatus breed USDA103 chromosome 28, Coco_2.0, whole genome shotgun sequence, one region includes:
- the ccdc15 gene encoding coiled-coil domain-containing protein 15 isoform X1, whose product MSQPRNVRKSETSKTGRIKDGGQVLSPRRWRKQKREMRVLAERNPAVVPVGAWVETGHEEQEHPAVRALLTEELLEETRRLKEESLRQFQEAVRRRVSEQARIHKQRQLQKSYKTVERECRVFQQSSVSAHRLTPPKSPFPSWPQGELAICSPSARRVTAQELKVASSDDANQYRHQLSKVMKQVRHRLAACQTVQEGEDLELPGGIWKVSPNRDKTVGRIMEDEEEEENEDGLGEEGVVLLAGQHDRPLCSQNSKTVTFQNVVVCERVPREPHPTSPDYRSTRVLWPREDPEEQTRQRRSQFLMYRRLVMDSEREQVKEHQRRKKHLRRIARIKAEKEQQREEEERRMERARQREESRRELAERERLILERLRLEEEEQEEEKRRARVKKSKETTRYVEALRAQIKEKLEQVKVELPPLCCCGESFWDSHPDTCANNCVFYNNPKGYAQALHSVLLSCELNEGGAEFGGFTRKIVRTLTHHS is encoded by the exons ATGAGTCAACCGAGAAATGTCAGGAAGAGCGAAACAAGCAAGACAGGTCGAATAAAAGATGGAGGACAGGTGTTAAGCCCAAGAAGATGGAGAAAGCAGAAGAGAGAAATGCGGGTTTTAGCCGAGAGGAACCCGGCGGTGGTTCCGGTCGGCGCATGGGTCGAGACTGGACATGAGGAACAGGAGCATCCAGCG GTCCGCGCGTTGCTCACTGAGGAGCTGCTTGAAGAAACCCGGAGACTGAAGGAGGAGAGCCTGCGCCAGTTCCAGGAAGCGGTGCGCAGACGGGTATCCGAGCAGGCCCGAATACATAAACAACGGCAGCTACAGAAGTCTTATAAAACC GTTGAAAGGGAGTGTCGAGTATTCCAGCAGAGCAGTGTCTCCGCCcatcgcctcacacctccgaaGAGTCCATTTCCATCCTGGCCACAAGGGGAGCTCGCTATCTGCAGCCCGAGTGCACGCCGGGTCACGGCTCAAGAGCTCAAGGTGGCCAGCAGTGATGATGCTAACCAGTACAGACATCAG CTTAGCAAAGTCATGAAGCAGGTGAGACACAGACTGGCTGCATGCCAAACCGTCCAAGAGGGCGAGGACTTGGAGCTTCCAGGAGGAATATGGAAAGTGTCTCCAAATAGAGAT AAGACTGTCGGGAGAATAAtggaagatgaggaggaggaggaaaatgAAGATGGGCTTGGGGAGGAAGGAGTGGTTTTGTTGGCGGGGCAACACGATCGACCGCTTTGTTCGCAGAATAGCAAAACGGTGACTTTTCAGAATGTTGTG GTGTGTGAAAGGGTGCCGAGAGAACCACATCCCACGAGCCCGGACTACAGATCCACCCGGGTGCTGTGGCCGAGAGAGGACCCAGAGGAGCAGACGAGACAG AGACGCTCTCAGTTCCTGATGTATCGCCGTCTTGTCATGGACTCCGAGCGGGAGCAGGTGAAGGAGCACCAGAGACGCAAGAAACATCTGAGGAGAATCGCCAG AATCAAGGCCGAGAAAGAGCAGCagcgggaggaggaggagaggaggatggAGCGTGCTCGGCAGCGGgaggagagcaggagggagctGGCCGAGAGGGAGCGCCTCATTCTGGAGCGGCTCAGgctggaggaagaggagcaggaggaggagaagagaagagcgCGAGTGAAGAAATCCAAAGAGACCACAAG GTACGTCGAAGCCTTGCGAGCGCAGATAAAGGAGAAGCTGGAGCAGGTGAAAGTCGAGCTTCCTCCACTCTGCTGCTGTGGCGAGAGTTTTTGGGATTCTCACCCTGACACCTGCGCCAACAACTGTGTCTTCTACAACAATCCTAAAG GTTATGCTCAGGCTCTGCACTCGGTGCTGCTGAGCTGCGAGCTGAACGAAGGCGGCGCGGAATTCGGGGGCTTCACGCGGAAAATCGTGCGCACACTGACGCACCACAGCTAG
- the ccdc15 gene encoding coiled-coil domain-containing protein 15 isoform X2 has protein sequence MSQPRNVRKSETSKTGRIKDGGQVLSPRRWRKQKREMRVLAERNPAVVPVGAWVETGHEEQEHPAVRALLTEELLEETRRLKEESLRQFQEAVRRRVSEQARIHKQRQLQKSYKTVERECRVFQQSSVSAHRLTPPKSPFPSWPQGELAICSPSARRVTAQELKVASSDDANQYRHQLSKVMKQVRHRLAACQTVQEGEDLELPGGIWKVSPNRDKTVGRIMEDEEEEENEDGLGEEGVVLLAGQHDRPLCSQNSKTVCERVPREPHPTSPDYRSTRVLWPREDPEEQTRQRRSQFLMYRRLVMDSEREQVKEHQRRKKHLRRIARIKAEKEQQREEEERRMERARQREESRRELAERERLILERLRLEEEEQEEEKRRARVKKSKETTRYVEALRAQIKEKLEQVKVELPPLCCCGESFWDSHPDTCANNCVFYNNPKGYAQALHSVLLSCELNEGGAEFGGFTRKIVRTLTHHS, from the exons ATGAGTCAACCGAGAAATGTCAGGAAGAGCGAAACAAGCAAGACAGGTCGAATAAAAGATGGAGGACAGGTGTTAAGCCCAAGAAGATGGAGAAAGCAGAAGAGAGAAATGCGGGTTTTAGCCGAGAGGAACCCGGCGGTGGTTCCGGTCGGCGCATGGGTCGAGACTGGACATGAGGAACAGGAGCATCCAGCG GTCCGCGCGTTGCTCACTGAGGAGCTGCTTGAAGAAACCCGGAGACTGAAGGAGGAGAGCCTGCGCCAGTTCCAGGAAGCGGTGCGCAGACGGGTATCCGAGCAGGCCCGAATACATAAACAACGGCAGCTACAGAAGTCTTATAAAACC GTTGAAAGGGAGTGTCGAGTATTCCAGCAGAGCAGTGTCTCCGCCcatcgcctcacacctccgaaGAGTCCATTTCCATCCTGGCCACAAGGGGAGCTCGCTATCTGCAGCCCGAGTGCACGCCGGGTCACGGCTCAAGAGCTCAAGGTGGCCAGCAGTGATGATGCTAACCAGTACAGACATCAG CTTAGCAAAGTCATGAAGCAGGTGAGACACAGACTGGCTGCATGCCAAACCGTCCAAGAGGGCGAGGACTTGGAGCTTCCAGGAGGAATATGGAAAGTGTCTCCAAATAGAGAT AAGACTGTCGGGAGAATAAtggaagatgaggaggaggaggaaaatgAAGATGGGCTTGGGGAGGAAGGAGTGGTTTTGTTGGCGGGGCAACACGATCGACCGCTTTGTTCGCAGAATAGCAAAACG GTGTGTGAAAGGGTGCCGAGAGAACCACATCCCACGAGCCCGGACTACAGATCCACCCGGGTGCTGTGGCCGAGAGAGGACCCAGAGGAGCAGACGAGACAG AGACGCTCTCAGTTCCTGATGTATCGCCGTCTTGTCATGGACTCCGAGCGGGAGCAGGTGAAGGAGCACCAGAGACGCAAGAAACATCTGAGGAGAATCGCCAG AATCAAGGCCGAGAAAGAGCAGCagcgggaggaggaggagaggaggatggAGCGTGCTCGGCAGCGGgaggagagcaggagggagctGGCCGAGAGGGAGCGCCTCATTCTGGAGCGGCTCAGgctggaggaagaggagcaggaggaggagaagagaagagcgCGAGTGAAGAAATCCAAAGAGACCACAAG GTACGTCGAAGCCTTGCGAGCGCAGATAAAGGAGAAGCTGGAGCAGGTGAAAGTCGAGCTTCCTCCACTCTGCTGCTGTGGCGAGAGTTTTTGGGATTCTCACCCTGACACCTGCGCCAACAACTGTGTCTTCTACAACAATCCTAAAG GTTATGCTCAGGCTCTGCACTCGGTGCTGCTGAGCTGCGAGCTGAACGAAGGCGGCGCGGAATTCGGGGGCTTCACGCGGAAAATCGTGCGCACACTGACGCACCACAGCTAG
- the ccdc15 gene encoding coiled-coil domain-containing protein 15 isoform X3 — MSQPRNVRKSETSKTGRIKDGGQVLSPRRWRKQKREMRVLAERNPAVVPVGAWVETGHEEQEHPAVRALLTEELLEETRRLKEESLRQFQEAVRRRVSEQARIHKQRQLQKSYKTVERECRVFQQSSVSAHRLTPPKSPFPSWPQGELAICSPSARRVTAQELKVASSDDANQYRHQLSKVMKQVRHRLAACQTVQEGEDLELPGGIWKVSPNRDVCERVPREPHPTSPDYRSTRVLWPREDPEEQTRQRRSQFLMYRRLVMDSEREQVKEHQRRKKHLRRIARIKAEKEQQREEEERRMERARQREESRRELAERERLILERLRLEEEEQEEEKRRARVKKSKETTRYVEALRAQIKEKLEQVKVELPPLCCCGESFWDSHPDTCANNCVFYNNPKGYAQALHSVLLSCELNEGGAEFGGFTRKIVRTLTHHS; from the exons ATGAGTCAACCGAGAAATGTCAGGAAGAGCGAAACAAGCAAGACAGGTCGAATAAAAGATGGAGGACAGGTGTTAAGCCCAAGAAGATGGAGAAAGCAGAAGAGAGAAATGCGGGTTTTAGCCGAGAGGAACCCGGCGGTGGTTCCGGTCGGCGCATGGGTCGAGACTGGACATGAGGAACAGGAGCATCCAGCG GTCCGCGCGTTGCTCACTGAGGAGCTGCTTGAAGAAACCCGGAGACTGAAGGAGGAGAGCCTGCGCCAGTTCCAGGAAGCGGTGCGCAGACGGGTATCCGAGCAGGCCCGAATACATAAACAACGGCAGCTACAGAAGTCTTATAAAACC GTTGAAAGGGAGTGTCGAGTATTCCAGCAGAGCAGTGTCTCCGCCcatcgcctcacacctccgaaGAGTCCATTTCCATCCTGGCCACAAGGGGAGCTCGCTATCTGCAGCCCGAGTGCACGCCGGGTCACGGCTCAAGAGCTCAAGGTGGCCAGCAGTGATGATGCTAACCAGTACAGACATCAG CTTAGCAAAGTCATGAAGCAGGTGAGACACAGACTGGCTGCATGCCAAACCGTCCAAGAGGGCGAGGACTTGGAGCTTCCAGGAGGAATATGGAAAGTGTCTCCAAATAGAGAT GTGTGTGAAAGGGTGCCGAGAGAACCACATCCCACGAGCCCGGACTACAGATCCACCCGGGTGCTGTGGCCGAGAGAGGACCCAGAGGAGCAGACGAGACAG AGACGCTCTCAGTTCCTGATGTATCGCCGTCTTGTCATGGACTCCGAGCGGGAGCAGGTGAAGGAGCACCAGAGACGCAAGAAACATCTGAGGAGAATCGCCAG AATCAAGGCCGAGAAAGAGCAGCagcgggaggaggaggagaggaggatggAGCGTGCTCGGCAGCGGgaggagagcaggagggagctGGCCGAGAGGGAGCGCCTCATTCTGGAGCGGCTCAGgctggaggaagaggagcaggaggaggagaagagaagagcgCGAGTGAAGAAATCCAAAGAGACCACAAG GTACGTCGAAGCCTTGCGAGCGCAGATAAAGGAGAAGCTGGAGCAGGTGAAAGTCGAGCTTCCTCCACTCTGCTGCTGTGGCGAGAGTTTTTGGGATTCTCACCCTGACACCTGCGCCAACAACTGTGTCTTCTACAACAATCCTAAAG GTTATGCTCAGGCTCTGCACTCGGTGCTGCTGAGCTGCGAGCTGAACGAAGGCGGCGCGGAATTCGGGGGCTTCACGCGGAAAATCGTGCGCACACTGACGCACCACAGCTAG